Within the Bombyx mori chromosome 24, ASM3026992v2 genome, the region GCGGCCGCCAAGAGCGCGCCGAAAGCTAAGAAAACAGCTAAACCACCAACAAAGAAACCGAAAGCGCCTAAACCGAAAAAGGCCACCGCCTCGACGCCTAAAACGAAACCTTCGGCCAAAAAAGCGTCCGCCGCTTCGAAGAAGTGATTCATTGGGTACAACAGCAGCAGCAcacaatgatttaaaaatacatacaaatatattaaaacgaaccaaccatgtgtgtgtgtgccagtcacctaatcatcatcatcttataataaataatgtatgtttGTGTCTAACTCGATCGACgttcgacgacgacgacgacgacgacgacgacgacgacgacgacgatgaAGACGCGAAGATTACACACGGCACGCATCGATATACAACAGCCCTTTTCAGGGCTAAcaattcaatcaatcaattactATATATTacacctaataaataaataaataaataaataaataaataaataaataaataaataaatagatagatatatatataatatactacgTAAAGGGTAATTCTATTCGATTATACATAATAgtacctatatatttatattttttcgttaatttgtttcattattcattatttttagtattgctttaacacacacacacacaatttcACACGTGCTTGCTTTCTATTCATACAAATTATTCGTTCTTCTTCATACTTCATACTATTCTATTTTctattcgtttcgtttcatactGCTACtatgatgattattattattaatattatgctTGTCTTCTTGTTTCTTTCTTATTTGTTTGCTATTACACCGATTACCGGCCGCCGGACCCCGCCCGACTGCCCGACTCTACTCGACTCGACTCTACTCTCTTAATGATTCATTCGTTCAAACCTTTCGATGCCACGTAAACGTACAACCATCAGCCGAACGaagaaaatttatataaatacccAAAAAATGCGGCGCGAGCAAATCATTTAGAACTTTGCTTTCGCTCTGTACGGACGTTCGCGAGACACGCGTGCGTTCGAGTGCTTTCGTGTGTTATATCGTTAACTTTTTTAAACTTCAAACATGTCCGGTCGCGGAAAAGGCGGAAAAGTTAAGGGCAAGGTCAAGTCCCGTTCGAACCGTGCCGGTCTTCAGTTTCCGGTCGGTCGTATACACAGATTGTTGCGCAACGGAAATTACGCTGAACGCGTTGGTGCCGGTGCACCGGTTTACCTGGCCGCCGTCATGGAATACTTGGCCGCTGAAGTTTTGGAATTGGCCGGTAACGCAGCAAGAGACAACAAGAAGACTAGAATTATTCCTAGACATCTTCAACTCGCCATAAGGAACGACGAGGAACTGAACAAACTCCTTTCCGGTGTGACAATCGCCCAAGGCGGAGTTTTACCAAACATTCAAGCGGTACTACTCCCGAAGAAGACCGAGaagaaagcttaaaaaacgcTTCAAACTCGCTCGCaaggacaacaacaacaacacaacATGTCGtcgataatatttatatataataaataataataatcgacgAACACATATTTTGTtcgttgttgttgttattattattattattatattgtattgttgaCAGAAATCAAAGGCCCTTTTCAGGGCCGCAATatgaatcaatcaatcaatcaatcaatactGAATCGACCGAATCTAAtccatatattaaataaataaataaataattaaatgaaaataaacatatttctcAAGTACAAAAAATTTATCCGTATTTTCTTctcgtacctacctacctacctacctatctaTCTGATCCTATCCTTATCCATTCGTATACATATTTATGAGCGAAGATAATTCTTGTTCTTACTTGtgtctatataaataaattaatatattatattatatataaatatagaataATTTACTGTAagcatataatataaatcattttaaaagcaCTCACTCACGGAAACGATACATGATCTTCGATCGTGACGAAAGCTCCGACGAATGAACGATAAAAGTCATTCCCGATTGGTTCGCTGCCGTTGAAAGCTCGATCTCACCATGATGCTCAACGGGTAtctgaaaagtaaaaaaatacaagttagACCGGCCGAACGTTTTTATTCTACCGCTTCGCGTTAACCGTGCCGCACGTCCGTTACGTTTGCGTTCCGTGGGGATTTCTAAAGAGCAATCTAAATACTAATATCGAATCATCATGCCGCCTAAGACAAGTGGAAAGGCCGCCAAGAAATCTGGTAAAGCCCAGAAAAATATTTCGAAGACCgataagaaaaagaagaagcacAAGAGGAAGGAAAGTTACGCCATTTACATTTACAAAGTGCTGAAGCAGGTCCATCCCGACACCGGTATTTCGAGTAAAGCCATGTCGATCATGAATTCGTTCGTGAACGACATCTTCGAACGTATCGCTGCAGAAGCTTCTCGTCTCGCCCATTAC harbors:
- the LOC134201207 gene encoding histone H2A, whose product is MSGRGKGGKVKGKVKSRSNRAGLQFPVGRIHRLLRNGNYAERVGAGAPVYLAAVMEYLAAEVLELAGNAARDNKKTRIIPRHLQLAIRNDEELNKLLSGVTIAQGGVLPNIQAVLLPKKTEKKA
- the LOC134201209 gene encoding histone H2B, with protein sequence MPPKTSGKAAKKSGKAQKNISKTDKKKKKHKRKESYAIYIYKVLKQVHPDTGISSKAMSIMNSFVNDIFERIAAEASRLAHYNKRSTITSREVQTSVRLLLPGELAKHAVSEGTKAVTKYTSSK